A genomic window from Phoenix dactylifera cultivar Barhee BC4 chromosome 7, palm_55x_up_171113_PBpolish2nd_filt_p, whole genome shotgun sequence includes:
- the LOC103702269 gene encoding cinnamoyl-CoA reductase 1-like: MEEEGEKRTVCVTGAGGYVGSWLVKLLLSKDFIVHGTVRDPSDGKNAHLQKLEKASDNLQLFKADMLNYDDVASAIAGCEGVFHVASPVISTKVPDPEVQIIAPAVTGTLNVLKACSEANVKRVVVVSSTAAVIMNPNWPQDKVKDEDCWSDKEHCRKIENWYFLSKTLAESEALEYAEKHGLDVVTVCPCMIIGPSLQSTVNASTLFVSNLLKEGRESLENKAWHLVDVRDVADALLLVYEKPEATGRYICAPYCIKTCDMVDMLKSIYPNHSYPKNFVEVEDDAGMSSEKLQMLGWTCRTLKESLMDSFEYYVDAGLLNKDY; encoded by the exons atggaggaggagggagagaagagGACGGTGTGCGTGACTGGAGCGGGAGGGTACGTAGGGTCATGGCTGGTGAAGCTCCTCctctctaaggacttcatcgtCCACGGAACCGTTAGAGATCCAA GTGATGGAAAGAATGCCCATTTGCAGAAGTTGGAGAAGGCCTCAGACAACCTGCAACTCTTTAAGGCGGATATGCTCAACTACGATGATGTGGCATCAGCAATTGCAGGATGTGAAGGAGTATTCCATGTTGCCAGCCCTGTTATTTCAACCAAAGTGCCTGATCCAGAG GTACAAATTATTGCTCCTGCTGTAACAGGCACTCTGAATGTGCTCAAGGCATGCTCTGAGGCAAATGTCAAAAGAGTGGTTGTGGTGTCATCAACTGCTGCCGTCATAATGAATCCAAACTGGCCTCAAGATAAGGTCAAGGATGAGGATTGCTGGTCAGACAAAGAGCACTGCAGAAAAATTGAG AACTGGTATTTCCTTTCGAAGACACTAGCAGAAAGTGAGGCGTTGGAGTATGCCGAAAAACATGGACTTGATGTTGTAACTGTTTGCCCTTGTATGATCATTGGACCGTCGCTGCAGTCCACGGTGAATGCTAGCACCTTGTTTGtcagcaatcttttgaaag AAGGTCGTGAATCACTGGAGAATAAAGCCTGGCACCTTGTAGATGTTCGAGATGTAGCTGATGCGCTTCTTCTAGTATATGAGAAGCCAGAAGCAACTGGACGCTACATTTGTGCACCTTATTGTATAAAAACTTGTGATATGGTGGACATGCTAAAGAGCATTTATCCCAACCACAGTTACCCTAAGAA TTTTGTTGAGGTAGAAGATGACGCTGGAATGAGTTCAGAGAAGTTGCAGATGTTAGGATGGACATGCAGGACACTTAAAGAGAGCCTTATGGATAGTTTTGAATACTATGTAGATGCTGGTCTTCTAAACAAGGACTATTAG